Proteins from a genomic interval of Capsicum annuum cultivar UCD-10X-F1 unplaced genomic scaffold, UCD10Xv1.1 ctg5377, whole genome shotgun sequence:
- the LOC124893096 gene encoding synaptic vesicle membrane protein VAT-1 homolog, with protein MKKPYKEEVKNKFLDGLKKDLQGVTVLTSNKNNDNDEDLGGKPIGVHIGDDDSSSTLKVIYMWNFMKKRGMRRKKKEVKWMSDHFVAEEEKEEEKKDEDKEPGEIEKEKEEEMEDDKSKKEIKIAIDGKEEGEKEEEAEKEAASDEEKVEKEK; from the exons ATGAAAAAGCCATATAAGGAAGAGGTGAAGAATAAATTcctcgatggcttgaagaaagaTTTACAAGGAGTGACTGTCCTTACTTCAAATAAAAACAATGATAATGACGAGGATTTGGGTGGTAAACCTATTGGAGTACACATTGGCGATGatgattcttcgagtaccttaAAAGTTATA TACATGTGGAACTTTATGAAGAAAAGAGGAATgaggaggaagaaaaaagaagtaaAGTGGATGAGTGACCACTTTGtggcagaagaggaaaaagaagaagaaaagaaggatgaagaTAAAGAACCAGGAgagatagaaaaagaaaaagaagaagaaatggaagacGATAAgagtaaaaaagaaattaaaatagcaaTAGATGGAAAAGAGGAaggtgagaaagaagaagaagctgagaAAGAAGCAGCAAGTGACGAAGAAAAagttgagaaagaaaaataa